GACACCGCCCAGGGCTTGCTGGAGGGCATGCGCGAGCGCTGGCGCGAGCTGGCGATTCCGCATGGTGCCCGGCCCTCGGCACGCGGCCGTCACGGGGATGCGGACATCGTGACCCTGAGCCTGGGATTGGCGGCCTATCAGCCGGGCCATCCCTACATGAGCCCGCAGGCCCTGATGCAGGCCGCCGATGAGGCCCTGTATCTGGCCAAGCACACCGGCCGCGATCGGCTGTGCCTGGCCTCCTGAGCGGGGCTTCGAACGCTGGGCGTACTGGGCGCCTCTTTGCGGGATCGGCGGGATCGGCGGGATCGGCGGGATCAGCGTGATCGGCGCGATCGGCGCCCTGGTCAGCGCCCCGAGCAGGCTCAGCGCCCGCGCGACTCGGCCTGTTCCAACTGCTCTTCGACACGCCGCGCGGCGCGCAGCATGAGGGTTTCGTCCAACTGGGCCTGAGGGGCGATCAGCATGACGGTCTCGTCGAGCTTGGAGGGGTTGTTCATCAGCGTCCAGGCGACCAGCGAGATCGCACCCACGCCGCGGCGCTGCATGGCTTCGGGCATGTGCGGGTCGTACTGAAGCTGCACGTGATAGCGAACGCTGGCCACCGCCGCCGGTGCGACACCCCAGCTCTCGCACAGGGCGGCGCCCAGCGCGTCATGACTCACGCCGAAGGCGGTGTGCTCCAGCTGGACCAGCTCCATGTCGCTGCTGGCCGCGCGCAGCATCGCCGGATAGTGACCGGGCGCATGGCGGTACAGCACCGCCTTGCCGCACTCCTCGAACAGGCCTGCGGAGTGGGCCGCCCAGGGATCGACGCTGAGCATCTGCCCCATGCGTCCCATCAGCAGGCCGCGCTTGGAGGCGCGGTCCCAGACCGGGCCCAGTTCAGCCGCAGGGGGGAAGGCGGCGCGCAGGCCCATTTCGAAGGTGATCGCGGCGACCTCGCGCATGCCGAGGTAGGTCATCGCCTGATGCACCGTTTGCACGCGGCCGCGCAGCCCGTACATCGACGAATTCACCGCCTTGAGCACGGCCGCAGCCATGGCCATGTCGGTCTCCACCAGGGAGCAGACGGCCTGAAGGTCGATGTCTTCATCCGCCATCAGCAGCGAGAGCTTGACCAGGACGTCAGGCTGGGTGGGGATTTCGATGTCCAGCGAACGCAGGTGT
The Roseateles amylovorans genome window above contains:
- a CDS encoding HDOD domain-containing protein encodes the protein MPVDPHLRSLDIEIPTQPDVLVKLSLLMADEDIDLQAVCSLVETDMAMAAAVLKAVNSSMYGLRGRVQTVHQAMTYLGMREVAAITFEMGLRAAFPPAAELGPVWDRASKRGLLMGRMGQMLSVDPWAAHSAGLFEECGKAVLYRHAPGHYPAMLRAASSDMELVQLEHTAFGVSHDALGAALCESWGVAPAAVASVRYHVQLQYDPHMPEAMQRRGVGAISLVAWTLMNNPSKLDETVMLIAPQAQLDETLMLRAARRVEEQLEQAESRGR